One window of Botrimarina mediterranea genomic DNA carries:
- a CDS encoding 3-hydroxyacyl-ACP dehydratase FabZ family protein, translated as MPAKDPILDPNSLDFSQQVAGIEEIRRLIPQRGAIEQLTAVVYECLETNTVAGYKDITEDEFWVPGHMPGMPLMPGVIMCEAAAQLASYFTQRYDLLGCEMVGFGGLDEVRFRGTVVPGDRLVIANQLIQARKGRMIRSRFECFVKGGLVCEGQLIGIPIPVEALRAAGL; from the coding sequence GTGCCGGCCAAGGACCCGATACTCGACCCGAACTCGCTCGACTTCAGCCAGCAGGTCGCTGGCATCGAAGAGATCCGTCGTTTGATCCCTCAACGCGGCGCGATTGAGCAGCTGACGGCGGTCGTTTACGAGTGCCTCGAAACGAACACGGTCGCGGGCTACAAGGACATCACCGAGGACGAGTTCTGGGTCCCCGGGCACATGCCCGGCATGCCGCTGATGCCCGGTGTCATTATGTGCGAGGCGGCGGCGCAGCTGGCGTCGTACTTCACGCAGCGGTACGACCTCTTGGGCTGCGAGATGGTCGGCTTCGGCGGGCTCGACGAGGTCCGCTTCCGCGGTACCGTCGTGCCGGGTGACCGACTCGTGATCGCCAACCAGCTGATCCAGGCCCGCAAGGGACGCATGATCCGCAGCCGCTTCGAGTGCTTCGTGAAGGGCGGCCTCGTCTGCGAGGGCCAGCTGATCGGCATCCCGATCCCGGTCGAAGCCCTCCGCGCTGCGGGGTTGTAG
- a CDS encoding aminotransferase class I/II-fold pyridoxal phosphate-dependent enzyme: MSNYDPTYNYGLTPDIVDLVGLLRQRATTLGQQRAFTFLIDGEQQREHLTYAQLDARARAIAGYLQSRGMAGQQALLLYPSGPQFIAAFFGCLYAGVVAVPAYPPRRNRNLERIRSIIGDCQPQICLTTDDVLARIEPVFSDAPDLAALEWKCTRELGEAEAAQWTDPEIDPFTLAFLQYTSGSTGAPKGVMVSHGNLLHNTQLISRSYQTRPDGMGVTWLPLYHDMGLIGGILQPIYFGRPTHVMTPTHFLQKPLRWLRALSDTGASISGGPNFAYDLCVERITADEKKSLDLSQWEIAFNGAEPVRADTIERFTKAFAPCGFRPEAFYPCYGLAEATLMVTGGDKWLAPPIRAFDAAKMNEGVAETVEAGAEGSVRLVSSGHSAPDQEVVITDPETLAEQLPGNVGEIWVRGPSVAQGYWGREDATRETFGAHLADGRGPFMRTGDLGCFHVGANGTPELFVNGRLKDLIILRGVNHYPQDIERTVEEAHESLPVGAGAAVSVGVDGAEQLVIVQEAPRDRDADLAEVCAAIRSQLGKIHEVSPREVVLIKPNSIPKTSSGKIQRHASRIAYEAGELEVVAVGKTDGSVEVHRERRRRDHDDAPVVKAPAKPQAKVEVATSAGAAASSDGIVDRVMAVVRSVAQERAANLSLDTDIAGMGLDSLERMEIVAALEQEFGGRFNEEAILSMETCRDVVKQVRVLLNLPEGNDSAPEGNRVGESSRGSTLPPPTPAGQANRVSGNGSPTPKAKKEVAASDYIFAESAEYRRLKQTMELATASGLKNPYFTQHEGITNDTTTIGGKKYINFCSYNYLGMSAEPSVIDAGQQALEQYGASTSASRVVSGEKTIHRELEKAIADFIGVDDAIVMASGHCTNESVIGHLFGPGDLILHDALAHNSIIQGCKLSGALRRAFPHNDAVACGKLLEQYRHEYRKVLIVIEGVYSMDGDYADIRPFVELKEKHKTYLMIDEAHSIGTMGPTGRGMSEFWNVDPARVDLWMGTISKGLGSCGGYIAAKREIIEYLKYTAPTFVFSGGVSPANTGAALAALRLLDAEPERVAKLHANAELFLTLAKKAGFNTGPAKGTAIVPIITGDSRMALAMSMAMFERGVNVQPILHPAVEEAAARLRFFVTSAHSEEQIRRTIDLLVESRDEVVKKLATAGPAAIAPMPRGETMMAASTGVATPA, from the coding sequence GTGTCGAACTACGATCCTACGTACAACTACGGGCTCACGCCCGACATCGTTGACCTCGTCGGCCTGCTGCGTCAGCGGGCGACCACGCTGGGTCAGCAGCGCGCTTTCACCTTCCTCATCGATGGCGAGCAGCAGCGCGAGCACCTGACCTACGCCCAGCTCGACGCCCGCGCCCGGGCGATCGCCGGCTACCTGCAGAGCCGCGGCATGGCGGGCCAGCAGGCCCTCTTGCTGTACCCGTCGGGCCCGCAGTTCATCGCGGCGTTCTTCGGCTGCCTCTACGCCGGCGTCGTCGCCGTGCCCGCCTACCCGCCGCGGCGGAACCGCAACCTCGAGCGCATCCGCTCGATCATCGGCGACTGCCAGCCGCAGATCTGCCTGACGACCGACGACGTCCTGGCCCGCATCGAGCCGGTCTTCTCCGACGCGCCCGACCTCGCGGCGCTGGAGTGGAAGTGCACCCGCGAGCTCGGTGAGGCCGAGGCCGCTCAGTGGACCGATCCAGAGATCGACCCCTTCACACTGGCCTTCCTCCAGTACACCTCCGGCAGCACCGGCGCGCCCAAGGGCGTGATGGTCAGCCACGGCAACCTGCTCCACAACACCCAGCTGATCTCGCGGTCTTACCAGACCCGGCCGGACGGCATGGGCGTCACGTGGCTGCCGCTCTACCACGACATGGGCCTCATCGGCGGCATCCTCCAGCCGATCTACTTCGGCCGGCCCACGCACGTGATGACGCCGACCCACTTCCTGCAGAAGCCGCTGCGCTGGCTGCGGGCGTTGTCCGACACAGGGGCGTCGATCAGCGGCGGCCCCAACTTCGCCTACGACCTCTGCGTCGAACGGATCACCGCCGACGAGAAGAAGTCGCTCGACCTCAGCCAGTGGGAGATCGCCTTCAACGGCGCCGAGCCCGTCCGCGCCGACACGATCGAACGCTTTACCAAGGCGTTCGCGCCGTGCGGCTTCCGGCCCGAGGCGTTCTACCCGTGCTACGGCCTCGCCGAGGCGACCCTGATGGTCACGGGCGGCGACAAGTGGCTCGCGCCGCCGATCCGCGCGTTCGACGCCGCCAAGATGAACGAAGGCGTCGCCGAGACCGTCGAAGCCGGCGCCGAGGGTTCGGTGCGGTTGGTCAGCTCGGGGCACAGTGCGCCCGACCAAGAGGTCGTCATCACCGACCCCGAGACGCTCGCCGAACAACTCCCGGGCAACGTCGGCGAGATCTGGGTCCGTGGGCCCAGCGTCGCGCAAGGATACTGGGGCCGTGAGGACGCGACGCGCGAGACCTTCGGCGCCCATCTGGCCGACGGCCGCGGGCCCTTCATGCGCACCGGCGACCTCGGCTGTTTCCATGTTGGCGCCAATGGGACGCCCGAGTTGTTCGTCAACGGCCGCCTCAAGGACCTCATCATCCTCCGCGGCGTTAACCATTACCCGCAGGACATCGAGCGCACGGTCGAAGAGGCCCACGAATCGCTGCCGGTCGGCGCGGGCGCCGCGGTGTCGGTGGGCGTCGATGGCGCCGAGCAGCTCGTCATCGTTCAAGAGGCGCCGCGCGACCGCGACGCCGACCTCGCCGAAGTCTGCGCCGCGATCCGCAGCCAGCTCGGCAAGATTCACGAGGTGAGCCCGCGCGAAGTGGTGCTCATCAAGCCGAACTCAATCCCCAAGACCTCCAGCGGCAAGATCCAGCGCCACGCCAGCCGCATCGCCTACGAAGCGGGTGAGCTCGAAGTCGTCGCTGTTGGCAAGACCGATGGCTCGGTCGAGGTCCACCGCGAGCGCCGCCGTCGAGATCACGACGATGCTCCCGTGGTGAAGGCGCCCGCTAAGCCGCAAGCGAAGGTTGAAGTCGCTACTTCCGCAGGCGCCGCCGCGTCGAGCGACGGCATCGTCGATCGCGTCATGGCCGTCGTCCGCAGCGTCGCCCAAGAGCGCGCCGCGAACCTGTCGCTCGACACCGACATCGCCGGCATGGGGCTCGACTCGCTCGAGCGGATGGAGATCGTCGCGGCGCTGGAGCAAGAGTTCGGCGGCCGCTTCAACGAAGAAGCCATCCTCTCGATGGAGACCTGCCGCGACGTCGTCAAGCAGGTCCGGGTGCTGCTGAATCTGCCCGAGGGAAACGACTCGGCCCCCGAAGGAAATCGTGTGGGGGAGTCCAGCAGAGGTTCGACCCTCCCGCCGCCAACCCCGGCGGGCCAAGCGAATCGCGTCTCCGGCAATGGATCGCCCACGCCGAAGGCGAAGAAGGAAGTGGCCGCCAGTGATTACATCTTCGCCGAGTCGGCCGAGTACCGCCGTCTCAAACAGACGATGGAGCTGGCGACCGCCTCGGGCCTGAAGAACCCTTACTTCACGCAGCACGAAGGGATCACCAACGACACCACCACGATCGGCGGCAAGAAGTACATCAACTTCTGCAGCTACAACTACCTCGGCATGTCGGCCGAGCCGTCGGTGATCGACGCGGGGCAGCAAGCGCTCGAGCAGTACGGCGCGAGCACCTCGGCGAGCCGCGTCGTGTCGGGCGAGAAGACGATCCACCGCGAATTGGAGAAAGCAATCGCCGACTTTATCGGCGTGGACGACGCCATCGTCATGGCGAGCGGCCACTGCACCAACGAGTCGGTCATCGGCCACCTCTTCGGCCCCGGCGACCTGATTCTCCACGACGCGCTGGCGCACAACAGCATCATCCAGGGCTGCAAGCTCTCCGGCGCTCTGCGGCGGGCCTTCCCGCACAACGACGCCGTCGCGTGCGGCAAGCTGCTCGAGCAGTACCGTCACGAGTACCGCAAGGTGCTGATCGTCATCGAGGGCGTCTACAGCATGGACGGCGACTACGCCGACATCCGACCGTTCGTCGAGCTGAAGGAGAAGCACAAGACGTACCTGATGATCGACGAGGCCCACTCGATCGGCACCATGGGCCCCACGGGCCGGGGCATGAGCGAGTTCTGGAACGTCGACCCCGCGCGGGTCGATCTCTGGATGGGCACCATCAGCAAGGGCCTCGGCAGCTGCGGCGGTTACATCGCCGCGAAGCGCGAGATCATCGAGTACCTCAAGTACACGGCGCCGACATTCGTCTTCTCCGGCGGCGTGTCGCCGGCGAACACCGGCGCGGCGCTCGCGGCGCTGCGTCTCTTGGACGCCGAGCCCGAGCGTGTCGCCAAGCTGCACGCCAACGCCGAGCTGTTCCTGACACTCGCCAAGAAGGCGGGCTTCAACACGGGACCGGCGAAGGGGACGGCGATCGTGCCGATCATCACCGGCGACTCGCGGATGGCGTTGGCGATGTCGATGGCCATGTTCGAGCGCGGAGTCAACGTCCAGCCGATCCTCCACCCCGCGGTAGAAGAGGCCGCCGCCCGGTTGCGGTTCTTCGTCACCTCGGCGCACAGCGAGGAGCAGATCCGCCGGACGATCGACCTCTTGGTCGAGTCCCGCGACGAAGTCGTGAAAAAGCTCGCCACGGCGGGCCCGGCGGCAATAGCCCCCATGCCGAGGGGCGAAACGATGATGGCCGCCTCGACCGGCGTCGCGACGCCCGCGTAA
- a CDS encoding 50S ribosomal protein bL37: MAKPNRKVKKANHGARPACSRPRKSRRQKVKT, translated from the coding sequence ATGGCCAAGCCCAATCGCAAAGTGAAGAAGGCCAACCACGGCGCCCGCCCGGCTTGCAGCCGTCCGCGCAAGTCGCGTCGCCAGAAGGTGAAAACCTGA
- a CDS encoding FtsK/SpoIIIE domain-containing protein has translation MSLLSTHRQIELMAALRRAATERHVEEERIGRARDQALKEAALRRNKRRRDVEEANRVEREGIDTGADGRKSMLLASYEAERSRVQAEYKSRRAKAEAYAARVRKEAELEKKEANWEILTLYDAARKKPPEKLKDLRKRLAQLRSELDTIASEAVEIARSRGVRQAEHRIGVAPPETEIGAAEGEKPAVDDATCAAAEADLAAAINAARDAAQTLYDQWLPRLLGGPLPGGVFLLVLGALLPIAATMFGWADWRVYAIGVGAAAMASAATYLALASKARKQTEEGFAGAKAALGDAEQKLYATNTLGGLRAKRELIELRERRDADQKAAAERAKRKIDEAAAQSAAELTQIQQHFPAKLAEMRDRHEASLADLHQENTSSVSELTARRDGRVAQIDADYAADVKTIEEEYEAGWQQLFERWLTSYDDVRAELRDMRAECQRLFPDFATTDYPTKPTGDGAEGWRPPSEPPEAIAFGKTVIDLAEIEHGLSEDERLRPPETRLEAPALMNLAEHPTLLVTAGGEGRKQGVELLRAMMLRLLTAMPPGKVRFTILDPVGLGDNFQAFMHLADADEQLINGRIWSQPRDIEEQLGRLTNHMETVLQKYLRSEYETIHEYNAQAGEVAEPFQVVVAAGFPNNFSELAGRRLVSLVTGGPRCGVYTLLGVDSGVRMPTDFRLDEIKENAAWLDWEPQTRGGGQFVWRRPALEHLPLELANEPPIEREIEVLKRAGQAAKDAVRVEVPFTIVEPPAGQMWTEKCGDELRIPVGRAGAKNLQYVRLGKGTSQHLLVAGKTGSGKSTFLHALVTSAAMHFSPDEVEFYLVDFKKGVEFKSYATHRLPHARVIAIESEREFGLSVLERLDEELRVRGEKFRSAGVQNLADYRLKRPNEKVPRVLLIVDEFQELFVEDDRLAQESSLLMDRLVRQGRAFGMHVILGTQTLAGAYSIARSTLGQIAIRVALECSEADAHLILSDERNTAARFLSRPGEAIYNAQNGMVTANEPFQVVWLPDRERAGKLDRIDEHRHELDLPRPEAIVFEGDAPADPLKNVPLEALLTGAAPPLKPGRTPHAWIGAAVAIKPPTSVELGRHPGANLLCVGPHEGAALGMLTTAVVSLGAADPAARLVVFDGSRPGEEAEGVWQRVGDTLAGDAKIVDQAGVAATMNELSEELAAREAKLDDSSAPAPPPIYVVLHNAGRFRELRKREDDFSFGMSSDGPKKPDAVLGDLLKNGPALGIHVIVWCDSYNSAGRLFDRQTMREFALRVVMQMSAADSSHLIDSPAASDLQMHRALLYNDETGQAEKFRPYGAPSDEWLERMKEAATQRA, from the coding sequence TTGTCGCTGCTCTCGACCCATCGCCAGATCGAACTGATGGCGGCGCTGCGGCGCGCGGCGACCGAGCGGCACGTCGAAGAAGAACGCATCGGCCGGGCGCGCGATCAGGCGCTGAAGGAAGCCGCCCTGCGGCGCAACAAGCGACGCCGCGACGTCGAGGAGGCCAACCGGGTCGAGCGCGAAGGGATCGACACGGGCGCCGATGGCCGCAAGTCGATGCTGCTCGCCTCGTACGAGGCCGAGCGCTCGCGCGTTCAAGCCGAGTACAAGTCGCGGCGCGCGAAGGCCGAGGCCTACGCAGCGCGAGTCCGTAAGGAGGCGGAGCTCGAGAAGAAAGAAGCCAACTGGGAGATCCTCACACTCTACGACGCGGCGCGAAAGAAGCCGCCGGAGAAGTTGAAGGACCTGCGGAAGCGTTTGGCCCAGCTACGCAGCGAACTCGACACGATCGCCTCCGAAGCGGTGGAGATCGCTCGCAGTCGCGGCGTTCGACAAGCGGAGCACCGGATCGGCGTCGCTCCGCCCGAGACGGAGATCGGCGCCGCGGAGGGCGAGAAACCCGCGGTTGACGACGCGACCTGCGCCGCCGCCGAGGCGGATCTCGCCGCCGCGATCAACGCCGCCCGCGACGCCGCCCAAACGCTCTATGACCAGTGGCTGCCACGGCTGCTCGGCGGGCCGCTCCCCGGCGGTGTGTTTCTTTTGGTGCTCGGCGCGCTGCTGCCAATCGCCGCGACGATGTTTGGCTGGGCCGACTGGCGCGTCTACGCGATCGGTGTGGGCGCCGCCGCGATGGCTTCGGCGGCGACTTACCTCGCCTTGGCGTCGAAGGCCCGCAAGCAGACCGAGGAAGGCTTCGCCGGCGCCAAGGCGGCGCTTGGCGACGCCGAGCAGAAGCTCTATGCGACGAACACGCTCGGCGGCTTGCGCGCCAAGCGCGAGTTGATCGAGCTGCGCGAGCGGCGCGACGCCGACCAGAAGGCCGCCGCCGAACGGGCGAAGCGGAAGATCGACGAAGCCGCGGCGCAGAGCGCGGCGGAGCTGACGCAGATCCAGCAGCACTTCCCGGCGAAGCTCGCCGAGATGCGCGACCGCCACGAGGCGTCGCTCGCCGACCTTCATCAAGAGAACACGTCGAGCGTCTCGGAACTGACGGCCCGTCGTGACGGGCGCGTCGCCCAGATCGACGCCGACTACGCCGCCGACGTGAAGACGATCGAGGAGGAGTACGAGGCGGGTTGGCAACAGTTGTTCGAGCGCTGGCTCACCAGCTACGACGACGTCCGCGCCGAGTTGCGCGACATGCGCGCCGAGTGCCAGCGGCTCTTCCCTGACTTCGCAACGACCGACTACCCAACCAAGCCGACCGGCGACGGGGCCGAGGGCTGGCGCCCGCCGAGCGAGCCGCCTGAGGCGATCGCGTTCGGCAAGACGGTCATCGACCTCGCCGAGATCGAGCACGGCCTGTCGGAAGACGAGCGCCTCCGCCCGCCAGAGACGCGGCTCGAGGCGCCGGCGCTGATGAACCTCGCCGAGCACCCGACGCTGCTGGTTACCGCCGGCGGCGAGGGCCGCAAGCAGGGCGTTGAGCTGCTGCGCGCGATGATGCTCCGCCTCCTCACCGCGATGCCGCCGGGCAAGGTGCGGTTCACGATCCTCGACCCGGTGGGTCTCGGCGACAACTTCCAGGCGTTCATGCACCTGGCGGACGCCGACGAGCAACTCATCAACGGCCGCATCTGGAGCCAGCCGCGTGACATCGAGGAACAACTCGGACGGCTCACCAATCACATGGAGACCGTGCTGCAGAAGTACCTGCGGAGCGAGTACGAGACGATCCACGAGTACAACGCCCAAGCGGGCGAGGTGGCCGAGCCGTTTCAGGTCGTCGTCGCGGCGGGCTTCCCGAATAACTTCAGCGAGCTCGCCGGCCGGCGCTTGGTGAGCCTCGTGACGGGCGGGCCACGGTGCGGCGTTTACACGCTGCTGGGCGTCGATAGCGGCGTCCGCATGCCGACCGACTTTCGACTCGATGAGATCAAAGAGAACGCTGCGTGGCTCGACTGGGAGCCTCAGACGCGGGGTGGCGGGCAGTTCGTCTGGCGGCGCCCGGCGCTCGAGCACTTGCCGCTCGAGTTAGCGAACGAGCCGCCGATCGAGCGTGAGATCGAAGTCCTCAAGCGCGCCGGTCAGGCGGCGAAGGACGCGGTCCGCGTCGAGGTGCCGTTCACGATCGTCGAGCCCCCAGCCGGGCAGATGTGGACCGAGAAGTGCGGCGACGAGCTGCGTATCCCCGTGGGCCGCGCGGGCGCGAAGAACCTGCAGTACGTGCGGCTCGGTAAGGGCACGTCGCAACACCTCTTGGTCGCCGGTAAGACGGGCTCGGGCAAATCGACGTTCCTTCATGCGCTCGTGACCAGCGCGGCGATGCACTTCAGCCCCGACGAGGTGGAGTTCTACCTTGTCGACTTTAAGAAGGGCGTCGAGTTCAAGTCGTACGCCACGCACCGCTTGCCGCATGCGCGGGTGATCGCGATCGAGAGCGAGCGCGAGTTCGGCCTCAGCGTGCTGGAGCGACTCGACGAAGAGTTGCGTGTCCGCGGCGAGAAGTTCCGTTCCGCCGGTGTGCAGAACCTCGCCGACTACCGGCTCAAGCGGCCCAACGAAAAAGTCCCGCGCGTGCTGCTGATCGTTGACGAGTTCCAAGAGCTGTTCGTTGAGGATGACCGCCTCGCGCAAGAGTCCTCGCTGCTGATGGACCGCTTAGTGCGGCAGGGGCGGGCGTTCGGCATGCATGTGATCCTCGGCACGCAGACGCTCGCCGGCGCCTACTCGATCGCTCGCAGCACGCTCGGGCAGATCGCGATCCGCGTGGCGTTGGAGTGCAGCGAGGCGGACGCCCACCTCATTCTCAGCGACGAACGCAACACGGCCGCGCGGTTCCTCAGCCGCCCGGGCGAGGCGATCTACAACGCGCAGAACGGCATGGTGACCGCCAACGAGCCGTTTCAGGTCGTCTGGCTCCCCGACCGCGAGCGCGCGGGCAAGCTCGACCGCATCGACGAGCACCGGCACGAACTCGATCTGCCGCGGCCCGAGGCGATCGTCTTCGAGGGGGACGCGCCGGCCGACCCGCTGAAGAACGTGCCGCTCGAAGCGTTGCTGACGGGCGCCGCCCCGCCGCTCAAGCCGGGCCGCACGCCGCACGCCTGGATCGGCGCCGCGGTGGCGATCAAGCCGCCCACCTCGGTCGAGTTAGGCCGCCACCCCGGCGCCAACCTGTTGTGCGTCGGACCCCACGAGGGCGCGGCGCTCGGCATGCTGACCACGGCGGTCGTCTCGCTCGGCGCCGCCGACCCGGCGGCCCGGCTGGTCGTCTTCGACGGCTCGCGTCCCGGCGAAGAAGCCGAGGGCGTCTGGCAGCGCGTCGGCGACACGCTGGCGGGCGACGCGAAGATCGTCGATCAAGCGGGCGTCGCCGCGACGATGAACGAGTTGTCGGAAGAGCTAGCGGCGCGCGAGGCCAAGCTCGATGACTCTTCCGCGCCTGCGCCCCCGCCGATCTATGTCGTGCTGCACAACGCGGGTCGCTTCCGAGAACTGCGTAAGCGCGAAGACGATTTCAGCTTCGGCATGTCGAGCGACGGACCGAAGAAGCCCGACGCGGTGCTCGGCGACCTCCTCAAGAACGGCCCGGCGCTGGGCATCCATGTGATCGTCTGGTGCGACTCGTACAACAGCGCCGGACGGCTGTTCGACCGCCAAACGATGCGCGAGTTCGCGCTGCGGGTGGTGATGCAGATGTCGGCGGCCGACTCATCGCACCTGATCGACAGCCCCGCCGCCAGCGACCTGCAGATGCACCGCGCGCTGCTCTACAACGACGAGACGGGCCAAGCGGAGAAGTTCCGGCCGTACGGGGCGCCGAGCGATGAGTGGTTGGAGCGGATGAAGGAAGCGGCGACGCAGCGGGCGTGA
- a CDS encoding WXG100 family type VII secretion target: MSQAIVDPNELRRFANNLRRFNSELEERMTSLGAQLHALGTSWRDQEHKKFVEDFEQQAKAIKRYIEVTNEHAPFLIRKAERIEEYLQQR, from the coding sequence ATGTCCCAAGCAATCGTCGACCCGAACGAGCTGCGCCGCTTCGCCAACAACCTGCGGCGGTTCAACAGCGAGCTCGAGGAACGCATGACGTCCCTCGGCGCACAGCTGCACGCCCTGGGCACGAGCTGGCGTGACCAAGAGCACAAGAAGTTCGTCGAGGACTTCGAGCAGCAAGCCAAAGCGATCAAGCGCTACATCGAAGTCACCAACGAACACGCCCCGTTCCTGATCCGCAAAGCAGAACGGATCGAGGAGTATCTGCAGCAGCGCTGA
- a CDS encoding BBP7 family outer membrane beta-barrel protein: MSASRKCLLAAALCGAMTPTATTWAQGGAYGAKAIVEHNDLRWFEPVELDIDGQMPHRTAGWFATIDKLYWATNNPRVEIGQEGKTVDSERIYRAPSNDLALSALQQIESLDFIDSLSENLSYTGVQFVIANTRGTDSLTDDIKSPFDTSTFTTVADLSAAITAFNTDAANIANNLTVRVGGEPTPYQVRNSIRDAMPDAGWAWGERYSFGYSDGEQGWMVEILDGPESNAGGTWGAGEASPYTSQSGTAVYGPDPYYLGDLEDDDGDGEGDGDGPTNDLFALGFGSVAVNFNLPTPDFLNGYRDYFNNSSGAAGGTQTGPIMYIGNYGAFEDDTSPFDITGNPGFTVVNVQDALTAISTYNLQASDPPTVDPNETILQQQINIILADVNQTQTIINGLEDEENEVLDLLAANVFNTVATLQAAQNALANANAGMVPPNQLDAEIAAVSQALAAFNTALAGIVLEVEEGDGEGDGTGDLDTRLADDLDGNGQAGTFRVLADIDGDGVIEPGEIIAIINNFGDLHTFNIFFDQVTIRNRTEIDGVELMRMHDISTRHKLEQGRFDDMRFTYGVRFLQIKDDFYFQGLGSILGRTSVDTDVENQIVGPQMGLRWTRVDGPWNFSLEARGMVGYNIVDVDQYGLFAEEAIPGALNRSATARTTASVDGNRFDEFSPIGELRAQLKYRLADSISLQAGYTAKFVGNIHRGSTATAWNAPDFGIYDRKGDLFTNGLNLGVEFRH; this comes from the coding sequence ATGTCCGCCTCGCGTAAATGCCTGCTGGCCGCCGCCCTGTGTGGCGCCATGACGCCAACCGCTACGACCTGGGCCCAGGGTGGCGCCTATGGGGCTAAGGCGATTGTCGAACACAACGACCTCCGTTGGTTCGAGCCCGTCGAACTCGACATCGACGGCCAAATGCCGCACCGCACCGCGGGGTGGTTCGCCACAATCGACAAGCTCTACTGGGCGACGAACAATCCGCGAGTCGAGATCGGCCAGGAAGGCAAGACGGTCGACAGCGAGCGGATCTACCGCGCCCCCAGCAACGACCTGGCGCTCAGCGCGTTGCAGCAGATCGAGTCTCTCGACTTCATCGACAGCTTGTCGGAGAACCTCAGCTACACCGGCGTCCAGTTCGTGATCGCGAACACCAGGGGCACCGACTCGCTGACCGACGATATCAAGTCGCCGTTCGACACCTCGACCTTCACAACGGTGGCCGACCTCAGCGCCGCGATCACGGCCTTCAATACCGACGCCGCCAATATCGCGAACAACCTCACGGTCCGTGTCGGCGGTGAGCCCACTCCCTACCAAGTCCGTAACAGCATCCGCGACGCGATGCCTGACGCCGGTTGGGCTTGGGGTGAGCGGTACTCGTTCGGCTACAGCGACGGCGAACAGGGCTGGATGGTCGAAATCCTCGACGGGCCCGAGTCGAACGCCGGTGGCACCTGGGGCGCCGGCGAAGCCTCTCCGTACACCAGCCAATCGGGCACGGCCGTCTACGGTCCGGACCCGTACTACCTCGGCGACCTCGAGGACGACGACGGCGACGGCGAGGGCGACGGCGACGGCCCGACCAACGACCTCTTCGCCCTGGGCTTCGGCAGCGTTGCGGTCAACTTCAACCTGCCTACCCCCGACTTCCTGAACGGTTATCGCGACTACTTCAACAACTCGTCCGGCGCCGCTGGTGGCACCCAGACCGGCCCGATCATGTACATCGGCAACTACGGCGCCTTCGAGGACGACACCTCGCCGTTCGACATCACGGGCAACCCCGGCTTTACGGTGGTCAACGTCCAGGACGCCCTCACGGCAATCAGCACCTACAATCTGCAGGCCAGCGACCCGCCGACCGTGGACCCAAACGAGACCATCCTCCAGCAGCAAATCAATATCATTCTGGCTGACGTCAACCAAACCCAGACGATCATTAACGGGCTTGAAGACGAGGAGAACGAAGTACTCGATCTCTTGGCCGCTAACGTGTTCAACACGGTCGCTACCCTGCAAGCCGCTCAGAACGCGCTGGCCAACGCCAACGCCGGGATGGTGCCGCCGAACCAACTCGATGCCGAAATCGCCGCGGTGTCACAAGCCCTGGCCGCCTTCAATACGGCCTTGGCGGGAATTGTCCTGGAAGTCGAGGAAGGCGACGGCGAGGGCGACGGCACGGGCGACCTCGACACGCGTCTGGCCGACGACCTCGACGGCAACGGCCAGGCCGGCACCTTCCGCGTCCTCGCCGACATCGACGGCGACGGCGTCATCGAGCCGGGTGAGATCATCGCGATCATCAACAACTTCGGCGACCTCCACACGTTCAACATCTTCTTCGACCAGGTCACGATCCGTAACCGGACCGAGATCGATGGCGTCGAGCTGATGCGGATGCACGATATCTCGACCCGTCACAAGCTGGAGCAAGGACGGTTCGACGACATGCGGTTCACCTACGGCGTCCGCTTCCTGCAGATCAAGGACGACTTCTACTTCCAAGGCCTGGGGAGCATCCTCGGACGCACCTCGGTCGATACCGACGTCGAGAACCAGATCGTCGGCCCCCAGATGGGCCTTCGCTGGACCCGTGTCGATGGCCCCTGGAACTTCAGCCTCGAGGCCCGCGGCATGGTCGGCTACAACATCGTCGATGTCGATCAGTACGGCCTCTTCGCCGAAGAGGCGATCCCCGGCGCCCTCAACCGCTCGGCGACGGCTCGGACCACCGCCAGCGTCGACGGCAACCGCTTCGACGAGTTCTCGCCGATCGGCGAACTGCGGGCTCAGCTCAAGTACCGCCTGGCGGATTCGATCTCGCTCCAAGCCGGTTACACCGCGAAGTTCGTCGGCAACATCCACCGCGGCAGCACCGCCACGGCTTGGAACGCCCCGGACTTCGGCATCTACGACCGCAAGGGCGACCTGTTCACCAACGGTCTGAACCTTGGTGTCGAGTTCCGTCACTAA